A part of Lacinutrix sp. 5H-3-7-4 genomic DNA contains:
- a CDS encoding LamG-like jellyroll fold domain-containing protein: MKKLYAINHSFNFINKIAISILFMAISTYCSAQTSYVEVSVNWPNWSSENRVEVYNPGGTLLATIDNGYNGSTNNSYSTTLSLNCLTNANNYYIIMYDTYGDGWNGTNPNVIITAGGTTVLANSGATASQTGTSLNFNVSGTCSGSCTSTVNTFPHTESFETDLGLWSQDNSDGFNWTRHSNGTPSSGTGPNSASDGNFYIYTEATNNFNNNSNLISPCYNLGSVSSAQLTFNYHMFGLEMGSLRVDISTNSGLSFPTTIWSQNGQSQISNAAPWSIATIDLSAYAGQTIVLRIAGNTGTGYRSDIAVDNITVNAINVPEAEINITGNSIDISNGDFTTNTANNTDFGPVEEIIGSNSNTFTIENQGTTFPLYLTGTSPYVTITGTHASDFSLTSTPNQTINAGSSTTFEITFHPSSAGIKTALISIANNDSNENPYTFSIQGRGFTPLTEGPGGVTANLELWLKANHGAGSTDNQPLTQWLDQANSNDATVNITGQEPTYRDNPNFNVNYNPVVDFDSSYTLSPTDNDYSFDDVSGDFLQGSTGFFSQDIFAVVLPDVAINSTFGNMDLFCGDEDIATNTEDVTGLGFGRYSARFTDESFSYCVGSTTQDPPYVGYGVADTSTTMNYSNVGILNARNNTAISRQELYYNANNVETVQNDLPDFSNVNNSRYWLGRSEGYEAATNARIVEVISYSSRKNDTNLLDERNKIQSYLAIKYGITLGTNGTSQDYVDSNASKIWDVSANSGYNFDIAGIGRDDVSELYQKQSKSVNSTAIVSFALHNTELTNNLNTQTFDTDNEFLIWGNDGQNTNSSSTNIAVNLGTATVTTVTDIMNRKWKIVETAGDVSKVEVSVFQNDLAGLPALTGGDAYVMLVADDANFTSNLATVFLDPSTFNGTATLEGTYDFDGTKYFTFGIAHEEITNRHLGFDGEDNFTLVGNKIDLGGSFTASAWVKLDGSNNLATDKTIVAKSNGTTGYRFFITDSNILSFAVGTSASDRINSNTTIPNNVWHHVSVTYSSNEARLYIDGVLDKVQILNAPTPNGSDFSIGAIYVDKTNVIDYFKGDIDEIRIWNTALTNNQLRYVMNQELENATNYVNGTVVPNNITKNEIEVVSWNNLLAYYNMNSYIGTHLNDVSGNGNRGTLTNTNKFSIEYQSAPLPYTTATNGDWNTNTTWTNGTEQYIPGSASIVDSNITIDWNIVKTSHNLTFENSSLPQDNNNNRTLLSLTVDANNLTINGNTLTNEGNALTVTHYLKIHGKIDLQGESQLIQTLNSDLDPLSSGTLERDQQGTQDLYTYNYWSSPVGLGNNSTNNNSYTVPQIFQDGTDPNNPLAINFITNSYDGTSGSPIGIADYWIWKYGNLANNYYNWEHLRSTGTLQAGEGFTMKGVANTNNNVLLTQNYVLEGKPNNGEITLHIDPANEYLVGNPYASAIDANIFIADNPNTNGTLYFWEHWGGNSHVTSNYQGGYATYNLSGAIPAMQYDYNTNGNTGTGNANKIPGRYIPVSQGFFVTGSSSGNIVFNNNQRVFEIEGANSTFIRNAPSNSTSTTALQDERMKIRLSLNTTCTYKRQILVTVDDNATPQIDFGYDGELNETHEDDMYWVIDNKKFLIQGINIIKASTILPIGLHTDVNGISTFKIEELTNVPNDLDIFIYDAVTGTYNDIKNNPGFSINLPAGSYMDRFELRFSNGNSLSTEDYLTQTGIQFYFTNNNESIIINNPKLQPIKSVSLINMLGQEIIYFDAIETQDYTTLKTSNISSGNYILNINTNIGKIAKKVLIE, translated from the coding sequence ATGAAAAAACTTTACGCTATTAATCACTCTTTTAATTTTATAAATAAAATTGCTATTTCAATTTTATTTATGGCAATATCCACATATTGCAGTGCACAAACTTCATACGTTGAGGTTTCTGTTAATTGGCCAAATTGGTCTTCAGAAAACAGAGTTGAAGTATATAATCCTGGCGGAACACTATTAGCTACCATTGATAATGGGTATAATGGTTCTACAAACAACTCTTACTCTACAACATTAAGTTTAAATTGTTTAACCAATGCCAATAATTATTATATAATTATGTATGATACTTATGGTGACGGTTGGAATGGTACTAATCCAAATGTAATAATAACTGCTGGAGGCACAACTGTTTTAGCAAATTCTGGTGCTACTGCATCACAAACGGGTACTTCTTTAAATTTTAACGTTTCTGGAACTTGCTCTGGGTCTTGCACCTCTACAGTTAATACTTTTCCACATACAGAAAGCTTTGAAACAGATTTAGGATTGTGGTCTCAAGATAATAGTGATGGTTTTAACTGGACTAGACACTCTAATGGAACTCCATCAAGTGGCACTGGACCAAATTCTGCCAGTGATGGTAACTTTTATATTTATACTGAAGCTACTAATAATTTTAATAATAACTCAAATTTAATTAGTCCTTGTTATAATTTAGGTTCTGTTTCTTCAGCACAATTAACTTTTAACTATCATATGTTTGGACTAGAAATGGGATCTTTAAGAGTTGATATAAGTACAAATTCTGGTTTAAGTTTTCCAACTACAATATGGTCACAAAATGGACAATCACAAATTAGTAATGCTGCTCCATGGAGCATTGCAACCATAGATCTTTCAGCATATGCTGGACAAACAATAGTTTTAAGAATCGCAGGAAATACTGGCACTGGTTATAGAAGTGATATTGCTGTAGACAACATAACTGTAAACGCAATTAATGTTCCCGAAGCAGAAATAAATATTACTGGAAACAGTATAGATATTAGTAATGGTGATTTCACAACAAATACAGCAAATAATACAGATTTTGGTCCTGTAGAAGAAATTATTGGGTCTAACTCAAATACTTTTACAATAGAAAACCAAGGCACTACATTTCCCTTATACTTAACAGGAACTTCTCCATATGTAACTATTACAGGCACACATGCTTCAGATTTTTCATTAACAAGTACACCAAACCAAACAATAAATGCCGGTAGTTCTACTACATTTGAAATAACATTTCATCCATCGTCTGCAGGAATTAAAACCGCTTTAATATCTATTGCAAATAATGATTCTAATGAAAACCCTTACACTTTTAGCATTCAAGGTCGTGGTTTTACACCTTTAACCGAAGGTCCTGGCGGTGTTACTGCAAATTTAGAACTATGGCTAAAAGCTAATCATGGCGCTGGAAGTACAGATAACCAACCATTAACACAATGGCTAGACCAAGCAAACTCTAATGATGCTACAGTAAATATTACAGGCCAAGAGCCAACTTATAGAGATAACCCCAATTTTAATGTAAATTATAATCCTGTGGTAGATTTCGACAGCTCTTACACTTTATCACCAACAGATAATGATTATTCTTTTGATGATGTTTCTGGAGATTTTCTACAAGGTTCTACAGGTTTTTTCTCACAAGACATTTTTGCTGTTGTACTACCAGATGTTGCCATTAACAGCACTTTTGGAAATATGGATTTATTTTGTGGAGACGAGGACATTGCAACCAATACAGAAGATGTCACTGGATTAGGATTTGGCAGATATTCTGCAAGGTTTACAGACGAGTCTTTTTCGTATTGTGTAGGTAGTACAACACAAGATCCGCCGTATGTAGGATATGGTGTTGCAGATACTAGTACAACTATGAATTATAGCAATGTAGGTATTTTAAATGCCAGAAATAATACTGCTATATCTAGGCAAGAACTATATTATAACGCCAACAATGTTGAAACCGTACAAAATGATTTACCAGATTTTTCTAATGTAAATAATTCAAGATACTGGTTAGGAAGAAGTGAAGGTTACGAAGCCGCTACTAATGCAAGAATTGTTGAAGTTATCTCTTACTCTTCACGTAAAAATGATACAAATCTTTTAGACGAAAGAAATAAAATTCAATCGTATTTAGCAATAAAATACGGTATTACATTAGGTACTAATGGTACTTCTCAAGATTATGTAGATTCAAATGCTAGTAAAATATGGGATGTTTCAGCTAACTCTGGGTACAATTTTGATATTGCAGGAATTGGTCGTGATGATGTTTCAGAATTATATCAAAAACAATCTAAAAGTGTAAACTCTACAGCTATTGTTTCATTTGCATTACATAATACAGAACTAACAAACAACCTTAATACACAAACTTTCGATACAGATAACGAATTTTTAATTTGGGGTAACGACGGACAAAACACAAACTCTTCTTCTACAAATATAGCTGTTAATCTAGGGACTGCCACTGTAACTACTGTAACAGATATTATGAATAGAAAATGGAAAATTGTTGAAACAGCTGGAGATGTTAGTAAAGTTGAAGTTTCTGTTTTTCAAAACGATTTAGCTGGATTACCAGCTTTAACTGGAGGAGATGCTTATGTAATGCTTGTTGCAGACGATGCTAATTTTACAAGTAATTTAGCTACAGTATTTTTAGACCCAAGTACTTTTAATGGTACTGCCACTCTAGAAGGAACTTACGATTTTGATGGCACTAAATATTTCACTTTTGGTATTGCTCATGAAGAAATAACAAACAGACATTTAGGCTTTGATGGTGAAGATAATTTTACTCTTGTTGGTAATAAAATAGATTTAGGAGGAAGTTTTACAGCATCTGCTTGGGTAAAATTAGACGGTAGTAATAATTTAGCTACAGATAAAACTATTGTTGCTAAAAGTAATGGAACTACTGGTTACAGGTTTTTTATTACAGATAGTAATATTTTAAGTTTTGCTGTAGGCACATCAGCCTCAGACAGAATAAACTCTAACACAACTATACCAAATAATGTTTGGCATCATGTTTCTGTTACTTACAGTAGTAATGAAGCGCGTTTGTATATAGATGGTGTTTTAGATAAAGTTCAAATATTAAATGCACCAACTCCAAATGGATCAGATTTTTCAATTGGTGCTATTTACGTTGATAAAACTAACGTTATAGATTATTTTAAAGGAGATATTGATGAGATTAGAATCTGGAACACTGCTTTAACAAATAACCAATTACGCTATGTAATGAACCAGGAGTTGGAAAACGCTACAAATTATGTAAATGGTACTGTAGTACCTAATAATATTACAAAAAATGAAATTGAAGTAGTAAGCTGGAACAACCTTCTAGCCTATTATAATATGAATTCTTATATAGGCACTCATTTAAACGATGTTTCTGGAAATGGAAATAGAGGTACATTAACAAATACAAATAAATTTAGTATAGAATACCAATCTGCACCATTACCTTATACAACAGCCACTAATGGTGATTGGAATACAAACACAACATGGACAAATGGAACCGAGCAATACATTCCTGGATCTGCTTCAATTGTTGATTCTAACATTACTATAGATTGGAATATTGTAAAAACATCGCACAATTTAACTTTTGAAAACTCATCACTTCCACAAGACAACAATAATAATAGAACTTTATTAAGCCTTACAGTTGATGCTAACAATTTAACAATAAATGGAAATACACTTACAAATGAAGGTAACGCATTAACAGTAACGCATTATCTTAAAATTCATGGTAAAATAGATTTACAAGGTGAGTCGCAACTTATTCAAACGTTAAACTCAGATTTAGATCCTTTAAGTTCAGGTACTCTAGAAAGAGACCAACAAGGAACACAAGATTTATACACCTACAACTACTGGTCTTCACCAGTAGGCTTAGGCAATAATTCTACAAACAATAACAGCTATACAGTACCACAAATATTTCAAGATGGTACAGACCCTAACAATCCATTAGCAATAAACTTTATTACAAATAGTTACGATGGTACATCTGGATCACCAATAGGGATAGCAGATTACTGGATATGGAAATATGGAAATTTAGCTAATAACTATTATAATTGGGAACATTTACGCAGTACTGGTACATTGCAGGCTGGTGAAGGTTTCACAATGAAAGGTGTTGCTAACACCAATAATAATGTATTATTAACACAAAACTATGTATTAGAAGGAAAACCTAACAATGGTGAGATTACACTACATATAGATCCTGCTAACGAATATTTAGTTGGAAACCCATACGCATCAGCAATAGACGCTAATATTTTTATTGCAGATAACCCAAATACAAATGGTACTTTATATTTTTGGGAACATTGGGGTGGAAACTCTCATGTAACTTCAAACTATCAAGGTGGTTATGCTACTTACAACTTATCTGGAGCTATACCCGCTATGCAGTATGATTATAATACAAATGGTAATACCGGTACAGGTAATGCTAATAAAATACCTGGTAGATACATTCCTGTTTCTCAAGGTTTCTTTGTAACTGGAAGCAGTAGCGGAAACATTGTTTTTAACAATAATCAAAGAGTATTTGAAATAGAAGGCGCTAATTCTACTTTTATTAGAAATGCTCCTAGTAATAGCACTTCTACTACTGCATTACAAGATGAAAGAATGAAAATTCGTTTATCTCTTAATACTACTTGCACCTATAAAAGACAAATATTAGTAACGGTAGATGATAATGCTACACCACAAATTGATTTTGGTTACGATGGAGAATTAAACGAAACTCATGAAGATGATATGTATTGGGTAATAGACAATAAAAAGTTTCTTATTCAAGGTATAAATATTATTAAAGCCTCTACTATACTACCAATTGGTTTACATACAGATGTTAATGGTATAAGTACTTTTAAAATAGAAGAACTAACAAATGTCCCTAATGATTTAGATATTTTTATATATGATGCTGTTACAGGTACTTATAACGATATAAAAAATAATCCTGGTTTTTCAATAAACCTACCAGCTGGTAGCTATATGGATCGTTTTGAATTAAGATTCTCTAATGGAAATTCATTAAGTACAGAAGACTATTTAACCCAAACAGGAATACAGTTTTATTTCACTAATAATAACGAGTCTATAATAATTAACAATCCTAAATTACAACCTATAAAATCTGTCTCCCTTATAAATATGTTAGGCCAAGAAATTATTTATTTTGATGCTATAGAGACTCAAGACTACACTACACTAAAAACAAGCAATATAAGTTCCGGAAACTATATATTAAACATCAATACTAACATTGGTAAAATTGCTAAAAAAGTATTAATAGAGTGA
- a CDS encoding LamG-like jellyroll fold domain-containing protein, with protein MKNFTIKTSLLVVMALFGFLNINSLTAQITTELGFYDFESGTQGWSGSTQAYRQFNGTYAYSNNYSFWLRDNLGANSSMTSPSYSLGLYDKIDLKFFFTAYSMETGEDFFIEYNSGGVFSNWETVARFVSGNVNNKSADFQATNSRIFYSKTVTLFAADYSFPFLPTGRFRIRCDASNTGDYVMIDDVLIKGTIYGNPITGPGGVTNNLDLWLKADQLDGANYGTDGTNVNQWVDNGKGNNAEVVVTGQEPVYRNNNNKNMNFNPVIEFENNNNTASSDMTYINNRDELKGTGGFSTNDIFVVLMPDPNITNSMIPLDTFTGSDPLAESYTEDVTGFGYGSYTARINNERLAFCIGTTSETPSNPNENGYGRADTNSATNYNQIQILNVRQNASDTDMELYFNGNQVGNETNDISRYTTINNGRYWLGRSQYWNGSFDGRIAEVITYNSRKSDVNLTQEHNRIQSYLAIKYGITLGVNGTSQDYVDSQGNIIWDQSANAGFNYDITGIGRDDAAELDQRQSKSVNSQLDGIGETRGLVTMGLTDIYNTNSVNQAANPTSFNNREFLTWGNNNASLDAAPVTVAVDMSSGIPGLSTPVSFLGMQRIWKVVENGGDVETVKVSIPQNAIRNINPPGSYYMFISDTPVFDPTADYRLMTSNGANLEASYDFDGTKYVTFGYAPQVIVERSIYFDGNQDYIDIDNNLDLNPSGFTVSAWIKRDAADSGISTIVSKRNSTLTQGYDFRVINDNRLQIRWRNGSNQNLTSFTSIPDDEWHHVAAIYNGTRVYLYIDGVLDRSANRNVPLATNEAFLIAAASKSNPTQLFRGNIDEVRVWDVELTQAQLQYIMNQEIEQNAAFVSGKVLPNTITKNEVASIPWSSLAGYYPMSIYTYTNTEDESGNGYQGALRNLNTVDYQTAPLPYRSTTNGDWNTNGTWENGNLQTIPGTTSIVDNTLTVDWNIVETSHNITMDNAILPTTSNNERKVLALNVNSNTLTLNGDTTANTGNAITVTHYLNLDGKIDLEGESQLLQTLNSDLDPSSSGSLERDQQGTQDLYTYNYWSSPVGVTNSISNNNNYSIPQIFKDGTDSSNPIAINFITNSYDGTPSSPGNAVGIADYWIWKYGNLANNYYNWEHVRSTGTLQAGEGFTMKGVANTSGNVLQEQNYILEGKPHNGEITLPINSANEYLVGNPYASAIDANRFILDNTNTTGSLYFWEHWGGGSHVTTDYQGGYATYNLSGATPAMQHNYATGGNTGTGASNKLPGRYIPVAQGFFVTGSNNGTINFNNNQRVFQKESINSTFIRSSSNSSNFTNNPNTDTDNRMKIRLGFNSVSTYKRQLLVTVDSNATSQVDFGYDAEVNETHKDDMYWMIDNRKFNIQGIDYIDSTTSLPLGIHTDIDGINTFKIDELINVPSDLEIYIYDALTDTYNDIKNNPEFSIDIPAGTYTDRFELRFYNGNSLSTEDFLAEDTGIQFYFTNNNESIVINNPELQEIYSVSLINVLGQEIVSFDSIETKDYTTLKTSNISTGNYILNINTNIGKISKKVLIE; from the coding sequence ATGAAAAACTTTACGATTAAAACGAGTTTACTCGTTGTTATGGCCTTATTTGGCTTTTTGAATATTAATTCTTTAACTGCTCAAATTACAACAGAGCTTGGATTCTATGATTTTGAATCTGGTACTCAAGGTTGGTCTGGTTCTACCCAAGCCTACAGGCAGTTTAATGGCACATACGCCTACAGTAACAATTATAGTTTCTGGTTAAGAGATAATTTAGGAGCAAACTCATCAATGACTTCTCCTTCTTATAGTTTAGGTCTATACGATAAAATAGATCTTAAATTTTTCTTTACTGCTTATAGTATGGAAACTGGAGAAGACTTCTTTATTGAGTATAATTCTGGAGGAGTTTTCTCTAATTGGGAAACCGTTGCTCGTTTTGTTAGTGGAAACGTTAATAATAAGAGTGCAGACTTTCAAGCTACAAATTCAAGAATTTTTTATAGCAAAACAGTAACCTTATTTGCTGCAGATTATTCTTTTCCTTTTTTACCTACTGGTCGTTTTAGAATTAGATGTGATGCAAGCAACACAGGTGATTATGTAATGATTGATGATGTTTTAATTAAAGGTACAATATATGGAAATCCAATTACTGGGCCTGGAGGAGTTACCAATAATTTAGATTTATGGCTTAAAGCCGACCAATTAGATGGAGCTAACTATGGAACTGATGGTACTAATGTTAACCAATGGGTAGATAACGGTAAAGGTAATAATGCCGAAGTTGTTGTTACTGGACAAGAACCAGTATACAGAAACAACAATAATAAAAACATGAACTTTAATCCGGTTATTGAATTTGAGAATAACAATAATACGGCTTCTTCAGACATGACATATATTAACAACAGAGATGAACTTAAAGGTACTGGAGGATTTAGTACAAATGATATTTTTGTTGTGTTAATGCCAGATCCTAACATTACAAATTCAATGATTCCTTTAGATACTTTTACAGGTTCTGATCCTTTAGCAGAAAGCTATACAGAAGATGTAACTGGATTTGGTTATGGCTCATATACAGCTAGAATAAACAATGAAAGATTAGCTTTTTGTATAGGTACAACAAGTGAAACACCTTCTAACCCTAATGAAAATGGTTATGGAAGAGCAGATACAAATTCTGCAACAAATTACAATCAAATACAAATATTAAATGTTAGACAAAATGCTTCAGACACAGATATGGAGCTTTACTTTAATGGCAATCAAGTAGGTAACGAAACAAACGATATTTCAAGATATACTACTATAAATAATGGTAGATATTGGTTGGGAAGAAGTCAATACTGGAATGGTAGTTTTGATGGTCGTATTGCCGAAGTTATTACTTATAATTCAAGAAAAAGTGACGTTAACCTTACACAAGAACACAATAGAATTCAATCGTATTTAGCTATTAAATATGGTATTACTCTTGGTGTAAATGGTACAAGTCAAGACTATGTTGACAGTCAAGGAAATATAATTTGGGATCAATCTGCTAATGCCGGTTTTAATTACGATATTACTGGTATTGGTAGAGATGATGCAGCAGAATTAGACCAAAGGCAATCTAAAAGTGTGAACTCACAATTAGATGGCATTGGTGAAACTCGCGGATTAGTTACTATGGGACTTACAGATATTTATAATACTAACAGTGTAAACCAAGCTGCTAACCCAACTTCTTTTAATAATAGAGAATTTCTTACTTGGGGAAACAATAATGCTAGCTTAGATGCTGCACCAGTTACTGTTGCCGTAGATATGAGTAGTGGTATTCCAGGTCTTTCAACACCTGTTAGTTTTTTAGGTATGCAACGTATTTGGAAAGTTGTTGAAAATGGAGGCGATGTTGAAACTGTAAAAGTTTCAATTCCTCAAAATGCAATTAGAAACATTAATCCTCCAGGAAGTTACTACATGTTTATTTCAGATACTCCTGTTTTTGATCCAACTGCAGATTACAGATTAATGACTAGTAATGGAGCAAACTTAGAAGCTAGCTATGATTTTGATGGAACTAAATATGTAACTTTTGGTTACGCACCGCAAGTAATTGTAGAACGTTCTATTTATTTTGATGGAAATCAAGATTATATTGATATTGACAATAACCTTGATTTAAATCCATCTGGATTTACAGTATCTGCTTGGATAAAAAGAGATGCTGCAGATAGTGGTATATCTACAATTGTTTCTAAAAGAAATAGCACCTTAACGCAAGGTTATGATTTTAGAGTTATAAACGATAATAGACTACAAATTAGATGGAGAAATGGATCAAATCAAAATCTAACTTCTTTTACATCAATTCCTGATGATGAGTGGCACCATGTTGCTGCTATTTACAACGGCACTAGAGTTTATCTTTATATTGATGGTGTCTTAGATAGATCTGCTAATAGAAATGTACCATTAGCTACAAATGAAGCTTTCCTTATTGCTGCTGCTTCAAAAAGTAACCCTACGCAACTATTTAGAGGTAATATAGACGAGGTTCGCGTTTGGGATGTAGAGTTAACTCAAGCTCAATTACAATATATAATGAATCAGGAAATAGAGCAAAATGCAGCTTTTGTATCTGGTAAGGTTTTACCTAATACAATTACTAAAAATGAAGTTGCTTCTATTCCATGGTCTAGTTTAGCTGGCTACTACCCTATGTCTATTTATACCTATACAAATACAGAAGACGAATCTGGTAATGGTTATCAAGGAGCACTTAGAAACCTAAACACAGTAGACTACCAAACGGCACCTTTACCATATAGAAGTACAACTAATGGAGATTGGAACACTAATGGAACTTGGGAAAATGGAAACTTACAAACCATTCCAGGTACAACATCTATAGTTGACAATACTTTAACTGTAGACTGGAATATAGTAGAGACTAGCCACAACATTACCATGGATAATGCTATACTACCTACTACAAGTAATAATGAAAGAAAAGTATTAGCATTAAATGTAAATTCAAATACTTTAACTCTTAATGGAGACACAACTGCTAACACTGGAAATGCTATAACTGTAACTCACTATTTAAATTTAGATGGTAAAATTGATTTAGAAGGAGAATCTCAATTATTACAAACCTTAAACTCAGATCTTGATCCATCAAGTTCTGGATCTCTAGAAAGAGACCAACAAGGAACTCAGGATTTATATACTTATAATTATTGGTCTTCACCAGTAGGAGTAACAAATTCAATTTCAAATAACAATAACTACTCTATACCTCAAATATTTAAAGATGGTACAGATTCTAGTAATCCAATTGCTATTAATTTTATAACAAACTCTTACGATGGTACGCCATCTTCTCCAGGAAATGCGGTAGGAATTGCAGATTATTGGATTTGGAAATACGGTAACTTAGCAAATAATTATTATAATTGGGAGCATGTAAGAAGTACTGGTACATTACAAGCTGGAGAAGGCTTTACCATGAAAGGAGTTGCAAACACAAGTGGCAATGTATTACAAGAGCAAAATTACATACTTGAAGGAAAGCCTCATAATGGAGAAATAACATTACCAATAAACTCAGCAAACGAATATTTAGTAGGAAACCCATATGCTTCTGCTATCGATGCTAATAGATTTATTTTAGACAATACAAATACAACTGGAAGTTTATATTTCTGGGAACATTGGGGTGGCGGATCTCATGTTACAACAGATTACCAAGGAGGTTATGCAACCTACAACCTATCTGGTGCAACACCAGCTATGCAGCATAATTATGCTACTGGAGGAAACACAGGAACAGGAGCATCAAATAAATTACCAGGACGTTACATTCCAGTGGCTCAAGGATTTTTTGTAACTGGTAGCAATAATGGAACTATAAACTTTAATAATAATCAAAGAGTTTTTCAAAAAGAAAGTATAAACTCAACTTTTATTAGAAGCTCATCAAACAGTTCTAATTTTACTAATAACCCAAATACTGATACTGATAATAGAATGAAAATTCGTTTAGGTTTTAACTCTGTTAGTACCTATAAAAGACAGCTATTAGTAACAGTAGATAGTAATGCTACTTCTCAAGTTGATTTTGGATATGATGCCGAAGTAAATGAAACTCATAAAGATGATATGTATTGGATGATTGATAATAGAAAATTCAATATTCAAGGTATAGATTATATCGATTCTACAACTTCTCTTCCGTTAGGAATACATACAGATATAGATGGAATTAATACATTTAAAATAGACGAACTTATTAATGTACCTAGCGACTTAGAGATTTATATATATGATGCATTAACAGATACATATAACGACATAAAAAATAATCCGGAATTTTCTATAGATATACCTGCTGGAACTTATACAGATCGTTTTGAATTAAGATTCTATAACGGAAACTCTTTAAGTACCGAAGATTTTTTAGCTGAAGACACAGGAATTCAATTCTACTTTACAAATAACAATGAGTCAATTGTTATTAACAACCCAGAATTACAAGAAATTTACTCTGTTTCTTTAATAAATGTTTTAGGTCAAGAGATTGTTTCTTTCGATTCTATTGAAACTAAAGATTATACAACTTTAAAAACAAGTAACATAAGTACCGGAAACTATATCTTAAACATCAATACTAATATTGGAAAAATTTCTAAAAAAGTATTAATTGAATAA